In a single window of the Raphanus sativus cultivar WK10039 chromosome 9, ASM80110v3, whole genome shotgun sequence genome:
- the LOC108825212 gene encoding uncharacterized protein LOC108825212, whose product MDIRRRESRTEASNREKRINEKDQMKQESFIEELAGEFRLPITHRVTENVDLEDVEQASLDTMISSSNVGFRLLQKMGWKGKGLGKQEQGITEPIKSGIRDRRLGLGKQEEDDYFTAEENIQRRKLDIEIEETEEIAKKREVQAERELKIESDVKEIRKTFYCELCSKQYRTVMEFEGHLSSYDHNHKKRFKEMKEMHGASSRDDRKKREQQRQERELTKMADARKQQQMQQQNMQEDPENAPVPLPAKTTLAPLVVQDQRKSLKFGFSSKSGSTSKNQPKSSIKKPKIAIASVFGNDSDED is encoded by the exons ATGGATATTAGGCGGCGTGAAAGTAGGACGGAAGCAAGTAACAGAGAGAAACGGATTAACGAGAAGGATCAG ATGAAGCAAGAGTCTTTTATTGAGGAGCTTGCAGGGGAGTTTAGATTGCCAATAACACACAGGGTGACTGAGAATGTTGATCTTGAGGATGTGGAGCAAGCATCACTAGACACAATGATATCATCATCGAACGTTGGGTTCCGTCTTCTTCAGAAGATGGGTTGGAAAGGGAAAGGCCTTGGCAAGCAGGAGCAAG GGATAACGGAGCCTATTAAATCCGGTATAAGGGACCGAAGGCTTGGTCTAGGGAAGCAAGAAGAGGATGATTACTTCACTGCGGAGGAGAACATCCAAAGGAGGAAGCTTGATATTGAGATCGAGGAGACTGAGGAGATCGCTAAGAAACGGGAG GTCCAAGCAGAACGTGAGCTGAAGATTGAGAGCGATGTCAAAGAAATACGCAAAACCTTCTATTGTGAACTCTGCAGCAAGCAGTATAGAACTGTGATGGAGTTTGAAGGTCACTTGAGCTCATATGATCACAACCATAAGAAG AGATTCAAAGAGATGAAAGAAATGCATGGTGCAAGCAGCCGCGATGATAGGAAGAAGCGAGAGCAGCAGCGTCAAGAGAGGGAGCTGACTAAAAT GGCTGATGCTCGTAAACAACAGCAGATGCAACAGCAGAACATGCAAGAAGACCCAGAGAATGCCCCAGTTCCATTACCTGCAAAGACCACTCTTGCACCACTTGTTGTCCAAGACCAGCGGAAGTCTTTGAAGTTTGGCTTTTCTTCAAAAAGCGGCAGTACATCTAAG AACCAACCCAAGAGCAGCATCAAGAAGCCTAAAATAGCAATTGCATCGGTTTTTGGCAACGATAGCGACGAAGATTAA
- the LOC108826809 gene encoding zinc finger CCCH domain-containing protein 3-like isoform X2: MPSGKYYCDYCEKEFQDTQVARKRHLQSNPHLRAKSLWYSSSAPSDVNNPQVSSFVPRGLCNRFVSSNFCPFGDSCRYLHPNNIPGNTGYTNNNNTQSLAGLPNQHIQGSSLNRDFFSGRGEGTGWFDLPPSLRPPPEQGYHPQLPSIDWG, encoded by the exons ATGCCGTCGGGGAAATACTACTGCGACTACTGCGAGAAGGAGTTTCAAGACACACAAGTCGCTAGAAAACGACATCTTCAGAGCAATCCTCATCTTCGAGCTAAATCACTTTGGTACAGCAGCTCTGCCCCCTCAG ATGTTAACAATCCACAAGTCTCTAGCTTTGTGCCAAGAGGTCTCTGCAATCGATTCGTTTCATCG AACTTTTGCCCGTTCGGAGATTCTTGCAGATACTTACACCCTAACAACATTCCAGGAAACACAG GATACACCAATAATAACAATACACAATCTCTTGCTGGCTTGCCTAACCAACACATCCAAGGAAGTAGTTTAAACC GTGATTTCTTTAGCGGGAGAGGAGAAGGAACCGGTTGGTTTGATCTTCCACCTTCTCTGAGACCGCCTCCTGAGCAAGGCTATCATCCTCAACTTCCCTCCATTGACTGGGGAtag
- the LOC108826809 gene encoding zinc finger CCCH domain-containing protein 3-like isoform X1, with product MPSGKYYCDYCEKEFQDTQVARKRHLQSNPHLRAKSLWYSSSAPSDVNNPQVSSFVPRGLCNRFVSSGLCRTFARSEILADTYTLTTFQETQVGYTNNNNTQSLAGLPNQHIQGSSLNRDFFSGRGEGTGWFDLPPSLRPPPEQGYHPQLPSIDWG from the exons ATGCCGTCGGGGAAATACTACTGCGACTACTGCGAGAAGGAGTTTCAAGACACACAAGTCGCTAGAAAACGACATCTTCAGAGCAATCCTCATCTTCGAGCTAAATCACTTTGGTACAGCAGCTCTGCCCCCTCAG ATGTTAACAATCCACAAGTCTCTAGCTTTGTGCCAAGAGGTCTCTGCAATCGATTCGTTTCATCG GGTCTTTGCAGAACTTTTGCCCGTTCGGAGATTCTTGCAGATACTTACACCCTAACAACATTCCAGGAAACACAGGTAG GATACACCAATAATAACAATACACAATCTCTTGCTGGCTTGCCTAACCAACACATCCAAGGAAGTAGTTTAAACC GTGATTTCTTTAGCGGGAGAGGAGAAGGAACCGGTTGGTTTGATCTTCCACCTTCTCTGAGACCGCCTCCTGAGCAAGGCTATCATCCTCAACTTCCCTCCATTGACTGGGGAtag
- the LOC108827710 gene encoding shaggy-related protein kinase alpha: protein MTSVAIPPVHGARDSTGLDKLPQEMNDMKLRDDKEMEPIVVDGNGTETGHIIVTTIGGRNGQPKQTISYMAERVVGQGSFGVVFQAKCLETGETVAIKKVLQDRRYKNRELQTMRLFDHPNVVSLKHCFFSTTEKDELYLNLVLEYVPETVHRVIKHYNKLNQRMPLIYVKLYTYQIFRALSYIHRCIGVCHRDIKPQNLLVNPHTHQVKLCDFGSAKVLVKGEPNISYICSRYYRAPELIFGATEYTTAIDVWSAGCVLAELLLGQPLFPGESGVDQLVEIIKVLGTPTREEIKCMNPNYTEFKFPQIKAHPWHKIFHKRMPPEAVDLVSRLLQYSPSLRSAALDILVHPFFDELRDPNARLPNGRFLPPLFNFKPHELKGVAVEIVAKLVPEHARKQCPWLGL, encoded by the exons ATGACATCCGTGGCCATACCTCCAGTTCATGGAGCTAGAGACTCTACTGGTCTCGATAAACTTCCTCAAGAAATGAACGACATGAAACTTCGTGACGATAAA GAAATGGAACCGATAGTGGTAGACGGCAACGGCACAGAGACTGGCCACATTATAGTCACTACCATCGGTGGAAGAAACGGCCAACCCAAACAGACGATCAGCTACATGGCAGAACGTGTTGTTGGACAAGGATCTTTTGGCGTTGTGTTCCAA gcGAAGTGTCTTGAGACAGGAGAAACCGTTGCAATAAAGAAAGTTTTACAAGACCGGAGGTACAAGAACCGTGAGCTTCAGACCATGAGGCTCTTTGACCATCCCAACGTTGTCTCTCTAAAACACTGCTTCTTCTCAACCACCGAGAAAGACGAGCTTTACCTCAACCTTGTTCTCGAATACGTCCCGGAGACTGTTCACCGTGTTATCAAACACTACAACAAACTCAACCAGCGGATGCCTCTCATATACGTCAAACTCTACACCTATCAG ATTTTTAGAGCCTTGTCTTACATTCACCGTTGTATCGGCGTGTGTCATCGCGACATCAAACCGCAAAACTTGTTGGTGAATCCACACACTCATCAAGTGAAGCTATGTGATTTTGGAAGTGCGAAAGTATTG GTGAAAGGAGAACCAAACATCTCATACATTTGCTCAAGGTATTACAGAGCACCTGAGCTTATTTTTGGAGCAACCGAGTACACAACAGCAATTGATGTCTGGTCTGCAGGATGTGTTCTCGCTGAGCTCTTGCTTGGACAg CCATTGTTCCCTGGTGAGAGTGGTGTTGATCAACTTGTAGAGATTATCAAG GTTTTGGGAACGCCTACTAGGGAAGAAATCAAGTGCATGAACCCTAACTACACTGAATTCAAGTTCCCTCAGATTAAAGCTCATCCATGGCACAAG ATATTCCACAAACGCATGCCTCCGGAGGCTGTTGATTTGGTCTCAAGACTTCTTCAATACTCTCCCAGTCTAAGATCTGCTGCT CTGGACATATTGGTCCACCCATTCTTTGATGAGCTAAGAGATCCAAATGCTCGTCTGCCTAACGGACGTTTCCTTCCACCACTTTTCAACTTCAAGCCTCACG AGCTGAAAGGTGTGGCGGTGGAGATTGTAGCTAAGTTAGTACCTGAGCATGCGAGGAAGCAGTGTCCTTGGCTCGGTTTGTGA
- the LOC108827709 gene encoding uncharacterized protein LOC108827709, translating into MAWMQMIQSARSLLRTTQPSSTLNLPRFYSKPPPYAVKVGIPEFLSGIGGGVEAHIAKLETEIGDLSKLLVTRTLRLKKHGVPCKHRKLILKYSHKYRLGLWKPRADAIKA; encoded by the exons ATGGCGTGGATGCAAATGATACAGAGCGCGAGATCTCTTCTAAGGACAACACAACCTTCCTCCACTCTAAACCTCCCCAGATTCTATTCCAAACCACCTCCTTACGCCG TGAAGGTTGGGATCCCAGAGTTCTTGAGTGGGATTGGGGGAGGAGTCGAGGCTCATATTGCCAAACTCGAAACTGAGATCGGTGATCTTTCGAAACTGCTTGTGACTCGTACCCTCAGGCTCAAGAAGCATGGCGTCCCTTGCAAACAT aggaAGCTGATACTGAAGTATAGCCATAAGTACAGGCTAGGGCTATGGAAACCTAGAGCTGACGCTATAAAGGCCTGA
- the LOC108827708 gene encoding protein SEMI-ROLLED LEAF 2, with protein MGFISRNVFPACESMCVCCPALRPRSRHPAKRYKKLLGEIFPKSPDGAPNERKIVKLCEYAAKNPIRIPKIAKILEERCYKDLRSEQMKFINIVTEAYNKMLCHCKDQMAYFAASLLNVVTELLENSKQETPTILGCQTLTRFIYSQVDGTYTHSIEKFAHKVCSLAREQGEEHQKQCLRASGLQCLSAMVWFMGEFSQIFAAFDEIVHAVLDNYEANMIAQTNEDREEQNCNWVNEVIRCEGRGAGVSGCNSPSYMIVRPRTARKDPTLLTKEESEMPKVWAQICLQRMVDLAKESTTLRCILDPMFSYFNSRRQWTPPNGLAMIVLSDATYMMETSGSQQLVLSTVVRHLDNKHVVNDPELKAYIIQVAGCLAKLIRTSSYLRDISFVNDLCRHLRKSFQATSRSVGEEELNLNVMLQNSIEDCLREIAKGVGNTQPLFIMMAVLVEGLPSSGVISRAAVGSLLILAHAMSSALSPSMRSQQVFPDALLDALLKAMLHPNVETRVGAHEIFSVILLPSSGQSQAGLASVRASGYLNESRNLRSDTTTSAFTSIAARLDKLRKEKDGVKIEKNGYNEDLKNYKSSPNFHKLNSMIDRTAGSVSLADMLPSMMKFTEDQIGQLLSAFWTQSTLPDNLPSNIEAIAHSLSLVLLSLRLKNPDDGLVVRAFQLLFSLRNLSLDLNNGTLPTVCKRLILALSTSTLMFAAKIYQIPHICKILKSQLPGDVDPYLFIGDDLQLHVKPQANMKDFGSSSDSQMATSMLFEMRSKVELSNTIITDVVAKNLSKASKFQEADVQMQLSEPFTPDDAFMFGSRLISEPGPNQSISKESLSFDEDIPAGTMVEDEVTSELSVRFQPRGSPSSSTTPQVISIGQLMESALEVAGQVVVSSVSTSPLPYDTMTNRCETFGTGTRQRLSRWLATENRQVNGLYRNSSEESSALEKVTEDGSIYGRECGVFQDTWSMMSLPPASPFDNFLKAAGAGR; from the exons ATGGGGTTCATCTCAAGGAACGTTTTCCCAGCATGCGAGAGTATGTGCGTTTGCTGCCCTGCACTCAGGCCGAGATCTCGACATCCCGCCAAGCGTTACAAGAAACTGCTCGGCGAGATCTTCCCCAAATCCCCT GATGGTGCACCAAATGAGAGAAAGATTGTCAAACTGTGTGAGTATGCTGCGAAAAACCCAATCCGTATCCCTAAG ATAGCTAAGATTCTTGAAGAGAGGTGTTACAAGGACCTTCGATCCGAACAGATGAAGTTCATCAATATTGTCACTGAGGCTTACAACAAAATGCTTTGCCATTGCAAAGATCAGAT GGCTTATTTCGCTGCAAGTTTGCTGAATGTGGTTACAGAGCTACTTGAGAATTCAAAGCAGGAAACACCTACCATTCTTGGATGCCAAACTTTGACAAGGTTCATTTACAGTCAG GTTGATGGAACTTACACACACAGCATTGAAAAATTTGCGCATAAAGTTTGCTCATTGGCTCGTGAACAAGGTGAAGAACATCAAAAGCAGTGTCTGAGAGCATCTGGCCTCCAATGCCTCTCAGCTATG GTGTGGTTTATGGGAGAGTTTTCACAAATCTTTGCTGCTTTTGATGAGATTGTACACGCCGTTCTTGATAACTACGAGGCAAACATGATCGCTCAGACCAACGAAGACAGAGAAGAGCAGAACTGCAACTGGGTGAATGAAGTGATCAGATGTGAAGGCCGAGGAGCAGGAGTCAGCGGTTGTAATAGCCCTAGCTACATGATTGTCAGACCAAGAACTGCAAGAAAAGATCCGACTCTGTTGACTAA AGAAGAGAGTGAGATGCCTAAAGTTTGGGCACAGATTTGTCTCCAGAGGATGGTTGATCTGGCTAAAGAAAGCACAACTCTGCGGTGTATCTTGGATCCTATGTTCAGCTATTTCAACTCTAGACGCCAATGGACTCCTCCAAACGGTCTGGCCATGATAGTTCTCTCTGATGCAACATATATGATGGAAACCTCTG ggAGTCAGCAGCTGGTGCTATCAACTGTTGTACGTCATCTTGACAATAAGCATGTTGTCAATGATCCTGAACTCAAGGCATATATCATACAAGTTGCTGGTTGTTTAGCAAAGCTGATCAGGACCAGCTCCTATCTTAGGGACATAAGTTTTGTTAATGACTTGTGCCGGCATCTGAGGAAAAGCTTCCAGGCAACATCGAGATCTGTTGGAGAAGAGGAACTCAACTTGAACGTGATGCTTCAGAACTCTATTGAAGATTGTCTGCGAGAGATAGCCAAAGGAGTTGGAAACACACAGCCATTGTTCATTATGATGGCTGTTTTAGTCGAGGGGCTTCCTTCTTCAGGAGTTATTTCACGTGCAGCCGTTGGATCACTGTTGATTCTCGCCCACGCTATGTCTTCAGCGTTATCACCATCTATGCGTTCACAGCAGGTTTTCCCAGACGCACTTCTTGATGCGCTTCTCAAAGCAATGCTGCATCCGAATGTGGAGACTCGTGTGGGAGCGCATGAGATATTCTCTGTGATTCTCTTGCCGAGTTCTGGTCAGTCTCAGGCTGGACttgcatcagtgagagcttctgGTTATCTCAACGAGTCCAGGAACTTGAGAAGCGATACAACAACCTCTGCGTTCACATCTATCGCTGCTAGATTAGACAAGCTCAGAAAGGAGAAGGATGGCGTCAAGATTGAGAAGAATGGTTATAATGAGGATCTTAAGAACTACAAATCTTCCCCAAACTTTCACAAGTTGAATTCCATGATTGATAGGACTGCTGGGAGTGTCAGTCTAGCTGACATg TTACCATCAATGATGAAGTTTACTGAAGATCAAATAGGCCAATTGTTATCTGCGTTTTGGACACAATCAACTCTTCCTGATAACTTACCTTCAAACATTGAAGCTATTGCTCATTCTTTGAGTTTGGTGCTCCTTTCCTTGCGACTAAAG AACCCTGATGATGGGCTTGTTGTTAGAGCCTTCCAGCTTCTCTTCTCACTTAGGAATCTTTCTTTGGACCTTAACAACG GCACATTACCAACAGTTTGCAAGAGGTTGATCCTTGCTTTATCCACAAGCACGCTGATGTTCGCTGCCAAAATATATCAGATTCCTCATATTTGCAAAATCCTGAAGAGTCAACTCCCTGGCGAT GTGGATCCGTATCTGTTCATTGGCGATGACTTACAACTTCACGTAAAACCACAGGCAAATATGAAAGATTTTGGGTCCTCAAGTGATAGCCAGATGGCTACTTCCATGCTGTTTGAGATGAGAAGCAAAGTAGAACTTTCCAACACTATCATTACCGATGTGGTGGCTAAAAATCTATCTAAGGCTTCAAAG TTCCAAGAAGCTGATGTACAGATGCAACTCTCTGAGCCGTTCACACCTGATGATGCTTTTATGTTTGGATCACGGCTTATCTCTGAGCCTGGACCAAACCAAAGTATCTCTAAGGAATCGCTGTCCTTTGATGAG GACATACCTGCAGGTACAATGGTCGAGGACGAAGTGACGAGTGAACTCTCTGTACGTTTTCAACCAAGAGGGTCCCCTTCATCATCTACTACTCCTCAAGTTATCAGCATTGGCCAGCTTATGGAATCT GCCCTTGAGGTGGCTGGTCAAGTAGTTGTGTCATCTGTCTCCACTTCTCCGCTTCCTTACGACACAATGACAAACCGCTGCGAAACCTTTGGGACTGGGACAAGACAGAGGCTCTCAAGGTGGTTGGCCACCGAGAACCGCCAAGTGAATGGTCTCTACAGAAACTCATCAGAGGAGTCTTCTGCACTTGAAAAG GTAACAGAAGATGGGAGCATCTATGGGAGAGAATGTGGTGTGTTTCAGGATACGTGGTCCATGATGAGTCTACCTCCAGCTAGTCCATTTGACAATTTCCTCAAAGCAGCAGGAGCTGGAAGATGA